AACACTTGACAGCTGAGCAAGGTCTGGATGTCCTCTTGCTGtttccttgctgcttctgtGACTTTCTGACCCCTTTTGGAGCAGCTTGAATTAAATGATTGTGGTTGCCACTGCTGGTTTGGGGCATCTTCCTGTAGAAAGGAATTCTGGGGTATCTGGCTGAGTTTTGAGGCAGGGTTTGTCCCTCACTTACCTGTGTGACAAAGCCCATCATCCAGGCTCCCAAGACCAGTTGTGGGACAGCAACCAAGAAAGGACTAGTCAGTGTTAGTCAAGTCAATATTAGTTATGATACTAAGTTTaagaaaattcagctgaaatgaGCTTCTAGAAGCTGAATTTTGGTTATGTGCTTAAGGGAAGAAGTCTCaaggtttgtggtttgtttttttttgtggtaacTTTTCAAAATTCAGACCTTTTTAAGCTTGGTTCTGTTGGATTCCATTAGTTGAAAGTGCAGAATACACAGGTTGAGACCCATGTAAgaagggaagctggggagggactttttacaggggcttgtagtgagaggatgaggagggattggattaaaactggaggaggggaatttaggtgagacattaggaagaaattctgggctgtgagggtgatgagaccctggcccaggttgcccagggaagctgtggctgccccctccctggcagtgttgaagggcaggttggatggggcttggagcagcctgggctggtgggaggtgtccctgcccatggcaggggggttggaactggatgatcttcaaggttccttccaacccaaaccattttgtgattgattctatgatgctatgagCTTGAGTTCTCTTGCGTGATCTCTTTGTAGCATCTGGGGGAGGtgctcagctcttctgtctGGTGCCCAGTGCCAGGCACATGAGGAAATGGAatgaagctgtgccaggagaagTCCAGATTGGGCATCAGCAGAAGGTTCCTTCGCTGTCAGAGGGTGGTGGGTCCCTGGAACAGACTCCCCAGGGAAGCGCTCACAGCACCGAGCCCGTCAGAGTTCAGGGAGCCTCTGGGCGATGTTCTTGGTCGCGTGGTTTAGTTTTAGGTGGTCTTGTGAGGGGTGGGGAATCGTgtggggtcccttccaactggaGCTGCTCTCAGGATTCCAtgatttttcccttcccctctggCAGCCGGATCAATGAGAAGTCGGTGTGGTGCTGTGGCTGGTTGCCCTGCACGCCGCTGCGCATCGCCGCCACCGCCGGCCACGGCCCCTGCGTCGAGTTCCTCCTCCGCAAAGGGGCCGAGATCGACCTGGTGGATGTCAAGGGGCAGACTGCCCTCTATGTGGCCGTGGTCAACGGGCACCTGGAGTGTGCCAAGATCCTCCTGGAAGCTGGGGCTGACCCCAACGGCAGCCGGCACCACCGCAGCACCCCTGTCTACCACGCGGCGCGGGTGGGACGGGCAGACATCCTGCAGGAGCTGATCAGGTGAGAGCTTGAGTGTTGGCTGGAGGTGGTCACAGGGTCACAGagtcttaggggttggaagggacctggaaagatcacccagcccaacccccctgccagagcagggtcacccagagcacatcacacaggaacgtgtccaggtgggtttgaatgtctccagagaaggagactccacagcctctctgggcagcctgtcccagggctctgtcactctcacagcaaagaagttcttcctgatattcacatggaacctcctctgctccagtttgcacccactgccccttgtcctatcactggacatcactgaacaaagcctggctccatcctcctgacactcacccttacCATAtctgtaaacactgatgaggtcacccctcagtctcctcttctccaagctcaagagacccagctccctcagcctttcctcatcagggagatgttccactcccttcagcatctttgtggctctgagctggactctttccagcaggtccctgGTGGGGAGAGGGGTGGCTCTGCctccttcacagaatcacagatttgtCATGggtggaaaggacctctaaagtcattaagtccaaccagcagcacaaataaaccccacaaccttggccaTTAGAGCATGACCTGAAGGACatggcttttgaatacctccagggatggtgactccaccacctccttgggcaggctgtgccagtgcctgaccactctttcagtatagaaatcCTTCCTAATattcagtctaaacctcccctgctgcaacttcaggtcgttctctctcttcttcccttggGATCTTTCCCCCCCGTGGGGCTCAGTGTACCTGTTCCCTCCTTGCATGCCCAGTGCTTCCACAGGCCTGGTGAAGCTGGCCAAGAGATGGACACGAGAGAGGGTGGAGAAGTGCCCAAATGGACATCCTTGTGTTCCCCATTGCTTGGCCCAGGCAGCAGGTCTGGGCCCTGCTGTGGGACTCCCATGCCTATTCTCCTAGGATGAGGCCCAAAAGAGCAGCTTCTGTTTCTGAGCCCACCATTTCAGCTGGATGCAAAGCTCACAAAGTGCCTTCACCCCCCTGTGCCTTCTTGCCAGCTCCATGTTCCTGGCTGAATTGAGGAGTGAGGTGGATCACCCAGCAAATGATTACCCAAAAATTGTTAGGAATCACACCTCTCCTGTCACTGAGGGGAGAGATGTTTGGCACTGGCTGTTCTTGGCTGCCTGGGGTTTGCCCATCACTGGGACACCCTTGGTGTCATCTGATTTGGTCTCCCCTTTCCAAACACCCCTCAAAGATGTGTCATTTCtggggcagagaggggcagcCCTGGCTAGGAGGTGATCACCAGGAACCAGATCTGGGTGGTGGGTGACCTCCTGTCCCTCAAGGAgcttctgcagcaccagggGTGAAGGTCTAAGTTTAGCTGTGCaaacttcttccttctgtgcaAAGTTTCTTCCTCTGTGGTGTGACTTTCTTCTAAATGGAAAGGTTTTTTGGTGCCAGGGACTGTGCTGAACAACTCCACGGGCTGTTGGTGCCAAATAATAAGGGatcaaaaggggaaaataaaggtTGTAGAAAGATATAGTCGAAGAAAGTGGTTTTGGATCCACACAGAAATGTTCTCCCAGGGAATCCCTTTGGTGACTGGGAGTGCTGGAAAATAACAGCCAAAAAGCTTGGAATAGAAAAAGTTGAAAATAACGTGgggattttctcctttttgcttgTGGGGAAGTTAATTTTCAGACACGTGCAGCTTTCAGGGAGCTGGCAAGTAGAAAGACAAGGAGACAGTCCCCCCTCCTTGCTCCTTTCTCAGCAAGCTTGGAGCAGAATGTCCCCATTGCCACCTGCTGCTTTGGTACAGGGTCCAGCTTCCATGCAGCATTCCCAGGAATCTCCCCTGCTCCATCCACTGAGGCAGGGGGGGGGCAGATGTAGCAAGTGGGATTTCAGCAGCACATGGAGAGCTGATGCTTTGATTTATGTGTCTACCTCGCCAGCAATATTAAAAGCAAGATTTTGGAAAACATTCAGGATTAAAAATTAACTGGAGTTTGTCCaagatcttttttatttttttattaggcAATGTCTCTCCCAAGGCTGCTAAGCTAATACCCAATTGTCAGATTGCCCAAAATTTCAAATATCTTGGACTTCACAGCTCTGTTCAGACTTGAAAACACAGCCTTCTGTTCCAGAGCTCactcagggattttttttttttggtttttaaaatgttaatctaAAGGATATGGCAGGGGGAAATGCAATGAGGAAGACACTTTTCTTGAGGTATGAGGGAATATTTCAGCATACTCAGCTCGAGGGAGCCTGAGTGTCCTGAAGAGAAAGCCCAGCCCCATCAGGCTGGTTGCAGGTGTCTAAACATCACCTagttcctgattttttttggtagcacACTCAGGATTCCTGAATGCTGCTGCAATTGCTGAACCAGGAACAGGGGAAACTTTCTCCATGAATAGTAAATACACCCATTTTCTGGGATGGCTGGCAGAGCTGTTGGTGGTGTGATGCCAGGGTGGAGATGACTCGTGGTGTGACCATGCTGTGATGGGATCTGTTCCACTGTGCCTCCAGTGTAGCTTGAGGCCTGACCCAGTGTGTTCAGGATGAGAGGACCCTTTTGCCACGCAAAAATGGTGAAAAAGAGAGCTTTTGGTGAAGTGTTGGCTAGACAGGAACCAGCCCCTTCTGGGTTCAGTAAAATCTGTCCCTGCCTTGAGGCAGGACTGGTCCCCAGGTGGCTCCCTTATTTATCAAGGGAATAGAATGCTCtccaggaagacagaaaaacctAGTTCTCTGAGTGCTCAATTTTGGGAGGGTGACTGGAGGGGGGAAGGAACCTTTTATCCCTCTGTGAGGGGAAGTTTTCAAaccttcctgcttttccagagagctgcacttggcctttttgcTCCCATTTATTTGGCCGTGCTCTTTGCTTCCTACCAAAAAATGAGAGAATCCAAAGCCACTAAGCCCTGTTTCCTGCTCCTTCACAGCATGGTGCCTCCTCTACTTCCAAAGAAGCAGCCCAGGAAGCAGGGTTGTAGCCTCCTTGCACCCCTTCTCTGCCCCACAGCAAGCTCACTTTGCTCCAGATACTGAGATAAATGCCAGGGAAAAAGCCTCTTTTTGGCTCGCTGGTGGGACTTCTGGTgggatttcaaccaccccagctccttcaggagGAGGGTTTTGTCAGAGATGTTTTGCTGTTGAGGGCAGGTTCCTTGTTTCcatttccctgctgcctgtgacaGCCCAGGATTGCTTTTTGGCCTGTTTcatcctggtggggaagtggtttctctgcagctcttcaaCGGAGCCATTTGGAAACATCCCTGCTCTCCAAGCCAGCTCGTTAGCATCTGGCATGACGTGGTGCTGGCTCAGGGCTGAGCTGTCTCTTGTGCCAAGGCTCCTTCAGGAGGGCAAGGAAAGGTGTtcctcagctgttcctcctCTCTCTGAAGCCTTGTTGGCAGAGGAACATCTTTGCTCCTTGAGGATCAGGCCAGGCTGGATACACACCATCCCCGCTCCAAAATCGCGGCCAGGCCCATCTGAGGAGAGATACAAGGTGGTTCTTGGGTGGTGGGGTCCAGAGGTGCCAAAGACAAGCAGGGTGCTCCCCCTCCAGGTGTCCTTCAGCCTCACCCCCTGCCCTTGTGtcaccctgggctgcagtggtggtGCTGTTGCCCATGTCCCCAaacctcttctctctcccccacCCAGGTACGGAGCAGACGTGGATGTGAATCATCACCTCCCTTCCCGGGaccccagcctctccctgcgGCCCCTCACCACCCTGGTGGTCTGTCCACTCTACATCAGTGCTGCCTACCACAACCTCCAGtgcttccagctgcttctccaggctggagccAACCCGGATTTTAACTGCTGTGGGCCCATCAACATCCAGGGCTTCTCCAGGGGCTCCCCGGTATGTGTGATGGACGCTGTCCTGCGGCACGGCTGCGAACCTGCCTTTGTCCACCTCTTGATTGACTTTGGAGCCAATCTGAACCTGGTGAAAGTGGAGGCCTTGGGAGTTGAATCCACTGGAAGGATCAGAGTCAACCCTGAGGCtatggaggtgttcaaggaagCAAGGGGTAAGTGGTGTTGACTGACTGAAGTGGTGCTGGTTTTATCTCGCTCTTGGGGGTTGCCCTGCAACaacctggcagtgttgaagggcaggttggatggggcttggagcagcctgggctggtgggaggtgtccctgcccatggcaagggattggaatgagatgatctttaaggccccttccaaccaaccaaaccagtCTAGGATCTCCCCAAGCCTGTCTGCACAAAGGCAGTCCTTGAGTGACCTGGGGTGCCCAGGGAGGGATCCAAGAGGTGGTAGTGTCTGGAGAGGCTACTTGGGAAGTAAAGCCATGGATGATGGGAGCAAGTGGCAGGAGAGAGCTCAGCTAGTGGTGGACAAAGGtggggaaaaggctttttgaaTTGAAAAGGCTTTTTGAATTTAAGATCCTCCGGGAAGCAAACGAGTTACAACAGAAGTAAAGCAGAGCCTCAGGCCTGAACGTGCCTCAATTTACctgctctttctttcattttacaacaaaaccaacatcaaTCCCATGCACACCCTCGTTCCAGCCAGGCCTGCACCTCATAAAACCACCAGGCTCTCAGCTGGTGAAGGCCAGGGCTTTGCAGCAGGCTCGGAAGTGGGCTTTTTCCCTCTTGAACTCCAGAGGAATTTCAAAGGGATTCAGGC
This is a stretch of genomic DNA from Apus apus isolate bApuApu2 chromosome 6, bApuApu2.pri.cur, whole genome shotgun sequence. It encodes these proteins:
- the ASB1 gene encoding ankyrin repeat and SOCS box protein 1, encoding MAEGGPGGQAGRQLKEWLREQFCDQPLERGGRGSRLHEAAHAGDLPALSSLLQEEGCLSRINEKSVWCCGWLPCTPLRIAATAGHGPCVEFLLRKGAEIDLVDVKGQTALYVAVVNGHLECAKILLEAGADPNGSRHHRSTPVYHAARVGRADILQELIRYGADVDVNHHLPSRDPSLSLRPLTTLVVCPLYISAAYHNLQCFQLLLQAGANPDFNCCGPINIQGFSRGSPVCVMDAVLRHGCEPAFVHLLIDFGANLNLVKVEALGVESTGRIRVNPEAMEVFKEARGRPRSLLSLCRIAVRGALGKSRLDLIHILPIPDPIKQFLLHQHS